In Acidaminococcus fermentans DSM 20731, one genomic interval encodes:
- a CDS encoding uracil-DNA glycosylase: protein MTINEFLHALQQFQGDGCFNPWREYDPSCDIGPEAPVIRAANFRRYLELRQKARFLFIAEGLGYQGGHFSGMAMTSERILLGHHPTVRPEVVLGEGWDYRRTSNPDSPLLNRKQREEGFNEPTATIVWGELANQGLAPFQTILWNIFPFHPYKPSGILTNRTPTGPELDQGIVYARMLLGLVPGLRVIAIGRKSAGTLEKYGVPCAAVPHPSMGGANRFRAAVAALFAQ from the coding sequence ATGACCATCAACGAATTTCTGCATGCACTGCAGCAGTTCCAGGGGGACGGCTGCTTCAATCCCTGGAGGGAATACGACCCCTCCTGCGACATCGGACCGGAAGCCCCGGTGATCCGGGCGGCCAATTTCCGCCGGTACCTGGAACTGCGGCAAAAGGCCCGGTTCCTGTTCATCGCCGAAGGCCTGGGGTACCAGGGGGGGCATTTTTCCGGCATGGCCATGACCAGCGAACGGATCCTGCTGGGGCATCATCCCACGGTGCGGCCGGAAGTGGTGCTGGGGGAAGGCTGGGACTACCGGCGGACCAGCAATCCGGACAGTCCCCTGCTGAACCGGAAACAGCGGGAAGAGGGGTTCAACGAGCCCACTGCCACCATTGTGTGGGGAGAACTGGCCAACCAGGGGCTGGCACCCTTCCAGACCATCCTGTGGAACATCTTTCCCTTCCATCCCTACAAACCTTCCGGCATCCTGACCAACCGGACCCCCACCGGGCCGGAACTGGATCAGGGAATCGTCTATGCCCGGATGCTGCTGGGGCTGGTCCCCGGCCTCCGGGTCATCGCCATCGGCCGGAAAAGCGCCGGCACCCTGGAAAAATACGGGGTGCCCTGTGCGGCGGTGCCCCATCCCTCCATGGGCGGGGCCAACCGGTTCCGGGCAGCTGTGGCGGCGCTGTTTGCCCAATAG